The following nucleotide sequence is from Solanum dulcamara chromosome 7, daSolDulc1.2, whole genome shotgun sequence.
TTCCAGATAAGCACAACACAAAGAAAGGAATGAGGCTTTTCAAATATTTACCTCAACTAAACATCCAACCTGGAAATTTCACCGTTATTTGCACCAAATTGTGGTATTATGATCTGAAAGCTTCGGTCTTCTTATGAGATATTTATGTTGCTCGGACTATCCAAAAATGTTGCTACACCTATGCCTGATCCTCCAAAAATACATAGCATTTTAAGGATCCGACACATACCTATCAGTATTTTTAAAGAATCTGAGCAACATAGTGAGATATGCAGCATGTTAGAATGGAGAGAGGTATTCAACTGCCATTCCACGGATAAACAACTCTTAAAGTCGCAGTTATTCTCTTCTTGATATCATAAAATAAGTACTGTTCTCGGGTTATGTTTCCATCTTTCCTGCAGCTCTTGGTGATCCTTTACATTTACTTATCTTGGTGATCCTTTGGACTACTTAAGTAGAGATGAAGGTTTTGCAGTGTTGGTCTTGATTAAGAATCAGgaaagttcatccaaataactTTCTTTATAATTAGGAAGTTAACTTGACCAGATTACATCCAGAACGCTACCCTCAATCGAAAGGGGACACAGACACTTAACCATGTCCTGATGTTGTTCTATTTGCAAAAATTGGATGTTAAACTTCTTGTACGGacgcatggaagtaatatttttCTAGCCTCCTGATCTTATCTGCCACATTCTTGCAGTTAACATTGGCAAGATGAGGATTGTAGGCTTGGACTTCGAAGATGAAACTGGAGATGGAGATGATAACCAGCAGAATATTTGAGCTGCAGCTAATCTGCACTATCTTGTGCGTCTCTCTGGCAATTTGACTGCAAAAACTGTTTCAGATAAATTGGAATGTATTATGTAGTTAGTCATGCAGTTTAAACTTATTATCTTGGTGCTACGTCTTGTAATATAATACCTCAAAAACTGCTAAGGGTTTTGCTAATTTTCATTTTAGATTAAGATGTATTACCAGTTAATCGTGTTATACTGGGGCTTCAAGCTTAGaactcaatatataaatatggtgCACAGAATCAAGACAAACTCTCTTGATTACTATTGAACTATGTTTACAATTTCTGTGTAAAATCCTTGATTTCTTCTTGCTAAAGCATTTAATTTCCAGTACTAGTAATAACTATATATGTGTAAATCACATTTTCTGTCATCTTTTGCGACCTGAGACTGTTTTCTTCACTGCTCCAACAGACACTAAGAACTGATCCAGGGATGATAGGGTCCTCATGTCATCTGGAGGAAAATAGCTAGCAGCCTTTCCTAAGAGTGAAGTGAATAGAAGCGAAAGAGAAGGCCGAGTCACATAGCGCTCgcccaagagttcatcaagaaACGCAAAGGCTGCTAACAAATCCGACCTGCTAGCGTTTATTGGAGCAGCAAAATGAGCAGGgataattctcttgaatttCCAATCTCGGACTATACTGTCAATCCAGTCTCTAACCTGAAGTTTTGAAGGAATAgacaatatttttcataataaaggaaaaaaaaacaatcaaaatcAAACATTTTTTCTAACAAGAAAAGGATCTTCCCATAAACTACTGTATGTTACTCTAAATATATGGGATAAAACAGATGCATTGAGCAAGCAGCCATCATTAAATTTTGATCCCAGATTTCTGCTGATATGCTTTACAAGTATGTGCATAATAGAGACATTGCTTGCTATTCTGATTAGTGATTTCACCTAGTAAACTGAAGGATAGTTTTGCAATAGCAAAAAAGCGTGAGTGATTTCTTTGACCATGAGTGTTTGGTTCTTCCAGATATTAGCGCATTAATTGCTAGATAAACCAATATATACGGTAATACTCCCTCTACTCTATTACAAGACACACTTCTGTTTTTTAATCGGTTGGAAAAAAATGCGgaataacacaaaaatatatggtcaaaataatgaaattaatgacaccaagaattttacgtgaaaactcttttaaaataaggaaaaaaactaCGGGCCAAGAGGgggccaagaggagcaactgatatcactatattaagaaattttacactgtgtagtcacgagtacaatactcaaaaatgacCACAACACACTCAAAAGAAAAAACACTCTTTTAGTTTCCACCTTACAAAAAATATTGCTcatactctatttttcttcacaaattATTTCTTATAGTCTATGTAACACCTCACTTTGctctttaatattttttctatgtATCTTGGTGTCTTAAATGAGGAGCTGAAGAGctccttttataggtgaaatttGCATTTCACCGTCAAAGAAATCATGCCACTTTCTTTGACCTTTACAATTTGCAATTGCAAATTGCAGAAAGATTGGCAGTCATTTTTTACTAAGAAGGAAATGGACAGCAACCCTTTATGATTTTTGAAAAGTAGGGACTGGACCCCACAAATCTCCCCCTCTAGTCTCATTCACTAGAAGCGGGTATCTTCATCTTCTCAGAGAGAGCTCATGCCAACAAGTTCTTTACACAATTCGAACTTGTCCCTTGTTACCACTTTGGTCAGCATATCTACAGGATTCTCATTTGTAGAGATCTTTTCAACCTACATAAATTCGTCTTTTATCTTTTTTCGAATCCAGTGACATCTCACGTCTATGTGTTTCGTCCTTGCATAGTACATGGAGTTGTTGCTCAAGTCTGTTGTACAATAAACGACATGCTCCttctgatgcaagccaaattcttgaagaaattgTTTGAGTCATATCATCTCCTTGCCAGCTTCAGTAGCCGCAATATACTCAACTTCAGTTGTAAACAGTGTAACACACTTTTGCAACTTCGactgccatgatatagctccccctgaaaaagtaaacaaatattCAATAGTGGATTTTCTATTATCAAGGTCACTTGTCATATCAGCATCTGTATAGCCCttcaagattggatttgatcctcCAAAATACAAACATTTATCTGAGCTTCCTCTCAGATACTTGAGTATCCACTTTACAACTTCCCAATGTTGTTTTCCTGCATTGTCGAGAAACCTGCTGACAACACCAACTGCGTCAGcaatatcaagtctagtgcATACCATTGCATACATTAAACTTCCGACGACGGAGGAATATGAAACTTTGGCCatgctttctttttcttccctaGTTGTAGGACACATCATCTTGAGCAACTTCATATGATCAGGAAGAGGTGTGCTAACAGGCTTAACATTGTTCATGTTGAAGCGCTCTAATACATGTTCAATATACTTCTCTTGTGATAGATAAATCTCTTTTTCATCCCTAAGACGAGTAATTCTCATGCCCAAAATTTGCTTGGCATGATCCAAGTCTTTTATAGCAAAAGACTTACACAACTCTTTCTTCAACTTGTCAATTTTGGAAGTATTTCTGCccacaatcaacatatcatccacatatagcaagaggatgataaatatatacaatgatCTGAAGAAGTATTCTTGTAGCCTTGCTCCCCTATGATAGATTCAAACTTCTTGTACCACTGTCTAGGAGCTTGTTTTAGCCCGTAGAGACTCTTTTTGAGTTTGtacacaaaattttctttaccaTTTACTTTGAAGCCCTCAGGTTGTTCCGTATAAATCTCCTCTTCTATGTCACCGTGAAGAAAAGTCATCTTCACATCCATCTgctcaatctctaaattaagaCTAGTAGCCAAACCAAGAACTATACGAATGGAGGACATTTTCACGATAGGAGAAAATATTAAGCCAAAGTCAATACCCTTCCTTTGACCAAATCCTTTAACAACCAATCTAGCTTTGTACCTCGGCTTCAAGCtatgttcttcaactttaactttgaacaCCCACTTGTTCTTCAAAGCTCGCATGCCCTTAGGTaatttcaccaactcataagtgtAGTTCTCATGCAAAGATTTCATCTAATCTTGCATAGCTTCAACCCATTGATTTTTATGTTAGTCTACGTTTTTCCAACAAACTGGTATAGCTTCTAGTGAATGTGACAGGAGGGGGAGATTTGTGGGATCCAGTCCCTACTTTTCAAAAGTCATAAAGGGTTGCTGCCAATTTCCTTCTTAGTCAAAAATGACTGTCAATCTTTCTACAATTTGCAATTGCAAATTGCAAAGTTCAAAGAAAGTGGCACAATTTCTTTGACTGTGAAATGCaaatttcacctataaaaggagCTCTTCAGCTCCTCATTTAAGACACACcaagatagagagaaaaaatattaaagagCAAAGTGAGGTGTTAcatagactataagaaaatagtttgtTAAGAAAAGTAAAGTATGAGCGATATTGTTTGTAAGGTGGAAACTAAAAGAgtgttatttcttttgagtgtgttgtggtcatttttgagtattgtactcgtAACTACACGATGTAAAAttccttactatagtgatatgagttgctcctcttggcccgtggttttttcccttatttaaagagtttccacgtaaaaattttggtgtcattattttttccttttttatcacattattttgaccatatatttttgtgttagtccgCGTTTTCCCAACAAGTTAGCAAAAAAGCGTGAGTGATTTCTTTGACCATGAGTGTTTGGTTCTTCCAAATATTAGCGCATTGATTGCTTGATAAACCAAGATATACTataatactccctctattctaTTACATGACACTTCCGTTTTTAATCTGTTCAAAAAGGAGTAACCCCtttctatatttgaaaatttccattttacccttaataaCATGCTTTTATGACCATTGAAATGCCAGGGCATGTTTGAAGAACACAAGTTTTAGTGGTATTTTGGTAGGTGATGaaatttttttgttctttcttaaAACTCCATGACTAGCCAAACACCGACATATAATATGGAATAAATAAAGTAGTTAAGCAAAATGGAAGAAAGTGATAGGTGACTTACCTTTTCAGGAACTTTGCTAAAAACCAATGTTTTTACAATAGGTGAAACAATTATCTTTTGTGACATCTGGGCAAAGCTAGCCTTTGGCTCCAGAAGATTTGATGGACCTAGAAACAGAATCTGGAGAACCATCCTCTCCCATCCTGAAAAACAAATGCAGGGAGATACAGATTTTGGATCATTTTTGTTTCAAGAACCAATGGTTCATCAGCTTCTTGGTTATTAGTGGAGAGGGCTAACCTTTCTGTCGATTGATTTTGTTGTCAACAACAGGTTCTTCAGGgacttcttttcctttactaaGTAATTTAACAGCCAAACCATTTTTTGCAGATGATAATAAGGATTCCTTACTAATGCACTCAGGTGGTGTACTTGGGACAAATATCACAGCATCTGTCACCAACAGCGTCCTTGACTTTTTATGATAGAATGCCACCTCAACATATGGTCCAATTCCTAAAGAACCAATATGGAAAAGTTATCAGATTTGAATCACGAGGTACAGCTGCACCATTCAAGGGTAACTTTACAGTTGTAGCAAAAAGATTCCGTGATCATACGTGAAATTAACCTTAGTTCAGACTAAAACTAGAGCAGAATCTATTATTACGTACCAACTTCGGGAGAGCTCAAAACCTTCTGCTCAATATCATCAGCCCATGGTGTTGACATATCCGCATCTTTCAGTGTTTTTGCACGGAAAATCCCAAAAAACTCAAGAGGCAGGTTTAAAGGCCAACTCCATTGCCTTGGTGCCACCCATACTTGAGCCTTTGGGAACTTTCTGGAAAATGGACCAACAAATATTTTGTGCTCATATGCAAATGTTGGTAGGATGATATATTTCACAGGATATCCTAACTCTTTCACGAGCTGCAAAAGTCGAAACACACTTGTAAACATCAATATTTTAACAATAATCACATGGATACCGTTAAAATGTTACTAATAGCAGGACAAAGGCGCACTAAAACAAGGACCCTCATCATATCTAATCATTTTTGATCCTTGAAATACAACAATAACTATGCCTCAAGCCCGAGCAAATGAGGGTCAGGTACATGAATTCTTACTGTCTCTGTTGCTCCATTTAACCTCATTTATATAGTGAGAAAGTAAGTAGGTAATCTGAATGGATCCAATATTATGTAATGAAAACAGGATAGCTGTCAATGATGTCTTCTGAGTTACCTGAATACACTCCTTGGTTGGAGCAATTGGAGCATGAACCCACAATTCACCAGATTTATGTTTGATGACAGTCATTCTGATGTTTGTTGAAACACTGCTAAATCCCAGTGCTTGCTCTTGCTCAAATAACCAAATGGTGTCTTTCACAGCCTGAGATACTAATGTTATAATAGTGTTAGTAGCAAACCTTTTCATATCAGTGTTGGTTAAGCATGAAACAGAAGTCTTTAGAGAGACAAAGGTAAGGTCTGCGCACACTTTACCCTTCCTAGACCTcactttgtgggattacactgggtatgttgttgttgttcatcTTAGTAATCAACTAATTATCCACGGCCCCGGCCCCTTAATAGGTACAAACAAACCTTTTCATATCAGTGTTGGTTAAGCATGATACAAAAGTCTTTTAGAGAGACagaggtaaggtctgcgtacactttaccctccctagacctcactttgtgggattacactgggtatgtagTTGTTGTTCATCTTAGTAATCAACTAATTATCCACGGCCTAGACCTCTAAATAGGTACAAAGCCAGGTTGAGATGTCTAAGTGAAATATGCAGAAAGTTTTAAGCCTAATCACTTTCTTATTCCATGGTTTCCATTTAGGCCATGGAAACATGATCCTAAGTTAAGGTCTCATCGCCACGTGATTAGTCAAGTATGTGATAATTCTTTTTGATAATGTTCATAGTTAGATTTGATCTCAGAACCTCTGCATGCTCTAATAAGAGTATGACCATTTCATTAAACTGTCCGAGAGAacacactttttttttattgtcaTAGAGAACACACTTTTATTTGCCTAATTATTCTCAACAATTATCTAAAATGATAACAAAGCACGAAAGTACAGAGAATCGAATTGAATAATGAGAGATGGTTACCTCAGTTCTAATGGTTTGTCTATTGAGAAAAGGGCCAAGAGGGAAAGGAAATCCAGTGAAATTTAGGTAAAATCTTCCCCCACAAACACCGCCAGAGTCATTGCTCTGTTCAGAATTTCTACTAGTAGCAGCAGATACTACCAAGCAAACATCATTtccacctttaattcttctgcTTTGTAACTGCAAATTGAGACCCTTTATTGGAAACCCACTACTCAAATTGGATCCGAATTCCCTACAACATGATATGCTGTGTAAAACTGGTGATTTTGCTGCCATAGATGctaccattttttttctttcttaaaaattaACAGAGGTTCTGTGCTGAATGTATATGGAGTTGATGGTAGGTTGCCATTTGCGACACGTGGACGATCTATGTTAGATTGTCTTACTTGgaagttttattaattttatgtgGACGATACTAATAGCCACGGAAAATCTCACCTCCCACTTGGGAATTTCAACcaaataatatcaccatgttAAAAGGCGGATGTGTGAGATGGGTTGTTTTCCTTAGTATGGAGCAAGACGTAAGCAAGCGTGaaattgttttaatttttaatttacaatgtagtaaaataatatagtaatacaaaattataaaaaatatattaatagtttaaaacaattagaaaaataattaaacaaactCATAGAAAATATGGATATTCACGATTTGGtgaaaaataaatcaaaccaaatcaattaaaaatgTGATATTtcgtttggtttgattttaaatttaaagaCCAACAACATTtgatttagtttgattttaatttattaaaaaaaattcaaatcgaTAAATTATAtgcataaattttataattatttgaatatatgagatcaatttttcataaataattataaatatttttttaaaatcatcaGATTTTAGTCTACTTATTTCATATGCACTGAAACACTTTTAAATTACATTTCTTAAGAAATATGTCCAAATCCAACACTCTATAAGTTTAATTGTCTACATCACTACATGTGGTGTGGACTGTGGTGTACTGTCagtttttatttcttatgaTTATGCAATTTAAATATGCTAATGCTTCTAAATATGATTGAGAAACAATAGTTTATCCATATTAGAAAAGTGGATGTTATGTCCACGTCCCTTTCCCCTTTCCCCTTTCCCCTTTCCccatttttcttcctttttttcactcaaatttattttttcaacttgttctattttttttctgCAGTGGCTATAAATAATCATTGTTGTGATACATATCGAATGCAGATATAGAAAAGAAATACAGACACTTTCTCTCTAACATTCATCTCTTCCTCTCAATATATTCcgttataattattttactatttGCTAAGTTATTTATAGCACGTTATCAACACAAGGCTCCCACTATTTTTTTAAGATAACAAAAAGtgataagaattttatttaattttattttcataaaatggcaaatattttaaaacttgaatttgtggcTCTGGACATTTCTGGAAAAAGGctactcctcatgggcactagatgccaaaattcatctagaattgatgggtctgacagacaccatcaaagataataacacgacatctagtcaagaccgtgcaaaaaCTATGAtttttctccgccaccatcttgacgaggggctcaaattacaatatcttacatttaAAAGAAAgttatgaccacctgaagttggtcatgcttccacaagcacgtcatgacTGATTAAATTTGAGACTAATAgacttcaaaaatataactgaatataatgctgccttatttagaattataactcagttaaatttatgcggagacaAAAttactgagcaagataaactcaaaaaaatatactccacatttccacccgcgaatatgctcctgcagcagcaatatcgcaaaaaaggttttacaaaatattttgaattattatctcaccttcttattactgaaagacataatgaattattaatgaaaaattatgatagtcggtctgttggttctttgtcacttccagaagtgaatcaggcaaattataaccaacgagaaaaaggtcatggccccagtcgtgatCGTGGTCATGGGcgaaaaagaaaattataatcatgatactcggctggcaccgagaaatgatcagcaatataaaagacagggtaaaaagccagaagctttactaaagaaaaattcagaaagtgtatgtcatagatgtggaggtgtggggcattGGTCGCAGACTTGCCGGTCGtcaaaacgcttggttcagATATATCAGACATCTTTgaaaagggcagaaaataattcagagataaattttatctctgaagaaaatattgagcccatgcatttggatgtagctgatttctttaattttccagacgaaaatatgaatattgataggactaataatatgtaaatatttttctttttatctgtattaaatattatgtttatatttttctagtcaatgtaaataaataaaatttgtgtaatataccatgtgttaatacttattttatttcttattgaagaaaatatggaaatgcctcaaatcttatttggatcaatgatcaatcaagaggatatttgtgtaattgatagtggaacaactcatgttatttttaaagacgggaaatatttttcaaatttgcttagaagaaaagctaatgttactacaatatctgataattcaaaaatgattgaaggctccggaagaactactataattctgcctaaggagacaaaaattgttatagaagatgcattattctcttctaaatccccaagaaacttgttaagttttaaagatattcacagaaatggatatcatgttgagacactaaatgaaatgaatattgaatatcttggtataaccaagagtgtctcaggccagaaatatattttggaaaaattatcaactttgtcctctagcctatattatgcaaaatttagtgtaattgaagcacatatgatcgtaaaccagaagtttactgatctaaatacatttgtgctatggcatgatcgaataggtcatcctggatcaataatgatgagacgaatccttgaaaattcaactggacatccgttaaagaaccagaagattcttacgaatggtgaattttcatgtgctgcttgttatcaaggcaaattaattgccagaccatcgaccctgaaagttgacatcgaatctcctggcattttagagcgtatacatggagatatatgtggacctattcatctacctagtggattgtttagatattttatggtcctaatagatgcatcatctagatggtcttaTGTGTGCctattatcatctcgcaacctggtgtttgcgaagttgttagcacaaataataagattgagagcacAATTCTCAGATTATTCAATTAAGGCTATTtaccttgataatgctggagaatttacatcacaagcttttaatgattattgcttatcaattgggataaaaattaaacatcatgttcctcatgttcatactcaaaatggctttgcagagtcatttataaagcgcctacaattgatagcaagatctctactaatgaaaacaaatttACCAATTattgtttggggtcatgctatcttacatgcagcagcacttgtacgtctcagactgacacattataataaatactctccgttaGTATTTggacatgagccaaatatagcccatctaaGAGTTTTTTGTTGTGAgatatacgtgcctgtagcaccaccacaacgtacaaagatggatcctcaatgaaggttgggcatatatgttgggtttgactcaccctccataattcgataccttgaatcgttgactggagacttattcactgctcgatttgcagattgtcgattTGATGAAACACTTTTTCCGCCAttaggggagagaaaaaggaacccaaagaaagaaaaagaaattgcgtgaaaagattcatcactatcacattttgatccacgtacccgcacatgtgaataggaagtccagaagatcatccacttacaaaaaAAGCAAATCAAATGCTAGATAAATTTACtaatttgaaacggataactaagtcacatatccttGCAGTGAATGTGCCAATctgaattgatgtcccaaaaggaccatctactagtatcatagcttctgaatctcaaacacgcctgaagcgtggtagaccattgggttcaaatgataaaaatcctaaaaagagaagcgtgagaaataataaagatgatactacacaagaacctccTAAAGAaagtcaagatttgagtaatcttgatatttctaaagaaatcagtgaactcgagactcaagtgaatgaagaactttcaataagttctataggtgatgagataaatttagatcgatcaaaaattacagtagataatatttttgcatataatgttgcaattaacctcatgcaagataatgaaagtcttgagcctaaatccgtcgaagaatgtcgacgcagatgtgattggccagaatggcaattcaattagaattagactcacttgctaaacgtgaggtttttggacctgtagtccaaacccctgaaggtgtaaaaccagttggctataaatgagtttttgtgcgaaaatgaaatgagagaaatgaaattgtaagatacaaggcatgccttgttgcacaaggattctctcaaagacccggggtcaactatgaagaaacatattcacctgttatggatggaataacatttcgatatctcatcagtttagctgtacataaaaaatcttgaaatacatctaatggatgtcgTTACAGCTTACATTtacggttcacttgataatgaaatttatatgaaaatccctaaaggattaaaattgcctgaagcatgtaataagtctagatgtactcaataaaactgcaaagatcattatatggtctgaaacaatctgggcgcatgtggtataatcgccttagtgagtacttaataaatgaaggttatataaatgatgtcatttgtccatttgtttttattaagaaaatgaaatcagaatttgttatactcgccgtttatgttgatgacgtaaatctcattggaacccctgaagaggtccaaaaggcaattgaatatctaaagaaagaatttgagatgaaagatctcggaaagacaaaactttatctaggtctgcaaattgaacatttagcagaagGGGTCTTTGTCCATCAAtttgcctacactgagaaaatcttaaaaagattttacatggacaaaacacttgaagtagaaaaagatccatttcgacctccaaaAAAAggtgaagaacttcttggtcctgaagt
It contains:
- the LOC129893947 gene encoding uncharacterized protein LOC129893947 isoform X2, translated to MVASMAAKSPVLHSISCCREFGSNLSSGFPIKGLNLQLQSRRIKGGNDVCLVVSAATSRNSEQSNDSGGVCGGRFYLNFTGFPFPLGPFLNRQTIRTEAVKDTIWLFEQEQALGFSSVSTNIRMTVIKHKSGELWVHAPIAPTKECIQLVKELGYPVKYIILPTFAYEHKIFVGPFSRKFPKAQVWVAPRQWSWPLNLPLEFFGIFRAKTLKDADMSTPWADDIEQKVLSSPEVGIGPYVEVAFYHKKSRTLLVTDAVIFVPSTPPECISKESLLSSAKNGLAVKLLSKGKEVPEEPVVDNKINRQKGWERMVLQILFLGPSNLLEPKASFAQMSQKIIVSPIVKTLVFSKVPEKFLQSNCQRDAQDSAD
- the LOC129893947 gene encoding uncharacterized protein LOC129893947 isoform X1, encoding MVASMAAKSPVLHSISCCREFGSNLSSGFPIKGLNLQLQSRRIKGGNDVCLVVSAATSRNSEQSNDSGGVCGGRFYLNFTGFPFPLGPFLNRQTIRTEAVKDTIWLFEQEQALGFSSVSTNIRMTVIKHKSGELWVHAPIAPTKECIQLVKELGYPVKYIILPTFAYEHKIFVGPFSRKFPKAQVWVAPRQWSWPLNLPLEFFGIFRAKTLKDADMSTPWADDIEQKVLSSPEVGIGPYVEVAFYHKKSRTLLVTDAVIFVPSTPPECISKESLLSSAKNGLAVKLLSKGKEVPEEPVVDNKINRQKGWERMVLQILFLGPSNLLEPKASFAQMSQKIIVSPIVKTLVFSKVPEKVRDWIDSIVRDWKFKRIIPAHFAAPINASRSDLLAAFAFLDELLGERYVTRPSLSLLFTSLLGKAASYFPPDDMRTLSSLDQFLVSVGAVKKTVSGRKR